In Scatophagus argus isolate fScaArg1 chromosome 3, fScaArg1.pri, whole genome shotgun sequence, the genomic stretch GGAACCCTCTGACTGTCTGGTTCTACAAAGAGTGCTACCTCCGGTTCTCCACTCAGCCCTACTCGACAAAAACTCTGGACAGGTGAGACAGTGAGTTGGacaaaggaaataaacaaattatgTATTTGTCACAATACAATTAGAACATGTATCCATTTTATTCAAAGCACATTTTACCTTCATGAGCTCCTCCTTTGTTATTCTCCTCAGCTCAGTCCACCTGTGCAACAACTCCATCCAGAAGCACTTTCAGCCAGCCTGTGACCGCCATCCAGGAGTGCCTGGGGACAACATGTGGTCCTGCTCTCAGTTCCGTGCTTTTCTGCAGCAGCAAGGCCATGGGGCAGAGTGGGAGTCAGTGGTGGTCCCAGGCATGCAGCAAGCAGTGGTCCATGCCCTGCAGACCGCTCAGGACCTGGTTGAGCCCCGCAAAGCAAGCTTTGAGCTCTACGGAGCCGACTTTATGTTAGGCAGAGATCTGAGGCCTTGGCTTCTGGAGATCAACGCTAGTCCGACTATGGCCTGTTCCACCGCCGTGACTGCTCGCCTCTGTCCTGCTGTGCAACTGGACACGCTGAGGGTTGTTCTCGACCGACGGACTGATCCTAGTGCCTACACAGGAGGCTTCCAGCTAATCTATAAACAGGTTCGAATATCTTTACACATAGTGCTGAAAGGCAGTAGGTGCCCATTTCCAGGGGAATTCCAGTGAATAATACATGCTATACcaaatgcatttatgtgtgttttgctttatcACCCTCTCAGACTGCAGTTGAAGTTCCTCAGTACGTGGGAGTGAACCTGCTAGTGGAAGGAGCCCCCATAAGGCAATCCAGACcttcacagaaacaaactgttaTTTCTAACCCGCCTCTCAGCATCCAGTTTCCTTCAAACCaatcacagagagaggaggttGAAACAACACATGAACCACCAGGTCAAAGGTCCTCCGCAGTCGCTGCTTTTCGTCGCTCAGGCAAGGAGAACAAAGCTGTTGGGGAGAAAAAGAGGCACCTGACATCAACATCATCTCCAAAGAGGGAATGTGAGGCAAGAACACAAGTTCAGAATACCTCCTATGTTCGCAGGCCATGTCGTAATCTGGCGTCTGAGCTGCCTTTGATGGTGCACACTGAACCTCAGAAGAAAGCACGATGTTTGGGTTTGGGTCCAGGTGCCAACGGGGCAGCTCTGGTCCCGTGGAGCCTTTCGTTTTCCTTCAACCCACCTCACAGGATGTCACACAGTACATCTGAGCCCAGTCCGGGACATGGATCACAGATGTCCAGATCCTTTCTTCCCCAGACAGCGTTTGAGCACCAACACAGGACTTCTGTGCGGGTCTTTCCTTTACTCCAGGGTCCCCTTCCTGCTGTGGAGGTTTTTAGCTTGCGACCAAATGTTGGGGCTGGAACCGCTGCCTGTCGTAAtcaaaaaatgtcatgtcatcCCAGCATCCACAGGCATCAGTTATTGCTCTGCACTCGAAGGcagagcacagacaaacacaaaggacaGTGCACAGTGGGGCATCAACTCTAGAGGCATTGGAGATGGAAAGCAAACAGAAGGAAGTTTTAAAGAGGCTTTGTTAGCaacaactttgtttttcatttatattgtgATGAATTGAAACTTGATAAACAACATATTATCTTCTCACATTAGttgttaaacattaaatatatttcagtggtaaatttgaattttattttgttttgtttgactcgAATCTGAATGTACGTTTTATGATTGTTATGAATGTGACAACACTGAATATTTGGTCGAAGTTCATttgtattaaaacaaacaaaaataattaattcaattcaaaatgaTCACTGGTTCGGtattttggaaaataataaTCAGCTTGTATTAACATTAGCGACAGGGTGTAGGTATTTTAAGTCCCCAGCAGGTGGCGATAAAGGCTCAATGATCTTATTACACGTTTAAGCCAGAGTCTTTCTAGGAGAGGGAATTAAATAGCAAAGAATTGGCAGTCCTCATCCAGATGTTGGTACATCTTCAGTAATATTTGGTTTATCTGATTTGATCTGATGACCCACCTCATGAGCTACTGACAACTGGTTGCTTAACAGACCTCTCCTGCACAATTTAGACACCTATACACATTAAACTGCCACAAATTTGATCCAATGAACTGAATTTATTGCCAACAATTTTATAAAGAACTAATCAAGTCTGGGCATTTGCCTGACctacatgtaaaaaataatcaacaaatgaAA encodes the following:
- the ttll3 gene encoding tubulin monoglycylase TTLL3, which encodes MLCVDQLKRELYKNNMQKIQTLPSSVAPVEGRLRRGVPTLPAIKPDRLKTAKSLVEKAVKSRKVFSVQGPYPVIRAALWARGWVERRLPHPVQRAPHCHGDEEEDGDDGDVSAERVDEGEKEENLDDMYGFMSRLVRNETTHFYWTTRRDDVDCRSLRHDQITNHYANAGTFTTKVGLCVNLRNLQWFDTADPDTFFPRCYRLGAEDEKQAFIEDFRRTACTSLLQHVVETSGWRRDGAAGKKEKELDYAERRYVDAGVIDTALHVCQEFLSVLEHGDIDVTRETPSSVEEQQWAEFLQDFYMIVHEGASIRDSSGFVQRCQAMLTRLREVCPQLDTDGLNNIWIIKPGAKSRGRGIMCIDRLDEILALVDSDRALTKESKWVVQKYLERPLLVHGTKFDLRQWFLVTDWNPLTVWFYKECYLRFSTQPYSTKTLDSSVHLCNNSIQKHFQPACDRHPGVPGDNMWSCSQFRAFLQQQGHGAEWESVVVPGMQQAVVHALQTAQDLVEPRKASFELYGADFMLGRDLRPWLLEINASPTMACSTAVTARLCPAVQLDTLRVVLDRRTDPSAYTGGFQLIYKQTAVEVPQYVGVNLLVEGAPIRQSRPSQKQTVISNPPLSIQFPSNQSQREEVETTHEPPGQRSSAVAAFRRSGKENKAVGEKKRHLTSTSSPKRECEARTQVQNTSYVRRPCRNLASELPLMVHTEPQKKARCLGLGPGANGAALVPWSLSFSFNPPHRMSHSTSEPSPGHGSQMSRSFLPQTAFEHQHRTSVRVFPLLQGPLPAVEVFSLRPNVGAGTAACRNQKMSCHPSIHRHQLLLCTRRQSTDKHKGQCTVGHQL